In one Cronobacter dublinensis subsp. dublinensis LMG 23823 genomic region, the following are encoded:
- the radA gene encoding DNA repair protein RadA, translated as MAKAPKRAFVCNECGADYPRWQGQCSACHAWNTITEVRLAASPQAARNERLSGYAGNAGVAKVQKLSEISLEELPRFSTGFKEFDRVLGGGVVPGSAILIGGNPGAGKSTLLLQTLCKLGEQMKTLYVTGEESLQQVAMRAHRLGLPTTNLNMLSETSIEQICLIAEEEQPKLMVIDSIQVMHMADVQSSPGSVAQVRETAAYLTRFAKTRGVAIVMVGHVTKDGSLAGPKVLEHCIDCSVLLDGDADSRFRTLRSHKNRFGAVNELGVFAMTEQGLREVSNPSAIFLSRGDEVTSGSSVMVVWEGTRPLLVEIQALVDQSMMGNPRRVAVGLEQNRLAILLAVLHRHGGLQMADQDVFVNVVGGVKVTETSADLALLLAMVSSLRDRPLPQDLVVFGEVGLAGEIRPVPSGQERISEAAKHGFRRAIVPAANVPKKVPEGMQIFGVKKLADALTVFDDL; from the coding sequence ATTTGTCTGTAACGAGTGTGGTGCGGATTATCCGCGCTGGCAGGGGCAGTGCAGCGCCTGTCATGCCTGGAATACCATCACCGAGGTGCGTCTCGCCGCCTCGCCGCAAGCGGCGCGCAATGAACGTCTCTCCGGCTATGCGGGCAACGCGGGCGTAGCCAAAGTGCAGAAGCTCTCTGAGATAAGCCTGGAAGAACTGCCGCGCTTTTCGACCGGCTTTAAAGAATTCGACCGCGTGCTCGGCGGCGGCGTGGTGCCGGGCAGCGCCATTCTGATTGGCGGCAACCCGGGCGCCGGGAAATCGACGCTGCTGCTGCAAACGCTCTGCAAGCTCGGCGAGCAGATGAAAACGCTCTATGTCACCGGCGAGGAGTCGCTGCAACAGGTGGCGATGCGCGCGCACCGTCTGGGCCTGCCGACCACCAATCTCAACATGCTCTCGGAAACCAGCATCGAGCAGATCTGCCTTATCGCCGAAGAAGAGCAGCCGAAGCTGATGGTTATCGACTCCATTCAGGTGATGCACATGGCGGATGTCCAGTCGTCGCCGGGCAGCGTCGCGCAGGTGCGTGAAACCGCCGCCTACCTGACGCGTTTCGCCAAAACTCGCGGCGTGGCGATTGTCATGGTCGGTCATGTGACCAAAGACGGCTCGCTGGCGGGGCCGAAAGTGCTCGAACACTGCATCGACTGTTCGGTGCTGCTCGATGGCGATGCCGATTCGCGTTTTCGCACGCTGCGCAGCCATAAAAACCGCTTCGGCGCGGTGAATGAGCTGGGCGTCTTCGCGATGACGGAACAGGGGCTGCGCGAAGTCAGCAACCCGTCGGCGATTTTCTTAAGTCGCGGCGATGAAGTGACCTCCGGCAGCTCGGTAATGGTGGTCTGGGAAGGCACGCGCCCGCTGCTGGTGGAGATCCAGGCGCTGGTGGATCAGTCGATGATGGGCAACCCCAGACGCGTGGCGGTGGGTCTTGAACAGAACCGTCTCGCCATTCTCCTCGCGGTGTTGCACCGCCACGGCGGTCTGCAAATGGCCGATCAGGATGTATTCGTCAACGTGGTCGGCGGGGTGAAAGTCACCGAGACCAGCGCGGACCTGGCGCTGCTACTGGCGATGGTATCGAGCCTGCGCGACCGTCCGCTGCCGCAGGATCTCGTCGTGTTTGGCGAGGTCGGCCTCGCGGGGGAAATTCGCCCGGTGCCGAGCGGCCAGGAGCGTATCTCCGAAGCGGCGAAACACGGTTTTCGTCGCGCCATCGTGCCCGCCGCCAACGTGCCGAAAAAAGTGCCGGAAGGCATGCAAATTTTCGGTGTTAAAAAGCTTGCGGATGCGCTAACTGTCTTTGACGACTTATAA
- the nadR gene encoding multifunctional transcriptional regulator/nicotinamide-nucleotide adenylyltransferase/ribosylnicotinamide kinase NadR, producing the protein MLSFDYLKNAIRQKGCTLQQVAAACGMTKGYLSQLLNAKIKSPSAQKLEALHRFLGLEFPRRQKRVGVVFGKFYPLHTGHIYLIQRACSQVDELHIIMGYDEKRDRTLFEESAMSQQPTISDRLRWLLQTFKYQKNIRIHAFNEEGMEPYPHGWDVWSEGITAFMAEKGIEPDTIYTSEEADAPQYREHLGIETVIIDPKRTFMNISGAQIRANPFRYWEYIPTEVKPFFVRTVAILGGESSGKSMLVNKLANIFNTTSAWEYGRDYVFSHLGGDEMALQYSDYDKIALGHAQYIDFAVKYANKVAFVDTDFVTTQAFCKKYEGREHPFVQALVDEYRFDLVILLENNTPWVADGLRSLGSSVDRKEFQSLLVSMLEENNIEYVHVEEPDYDSRFLRCVELVKQLMGEQA; encoded by the coding sequence ATCTTGTCATTCGACTATCTTAAAAACGCGATCCGTCAAAAGGGCTGCACCTTACAACAGGTAGCGGCGGCCTGCGGCATGACTAAAGGCTATTTAAGCCAGCTGCTCAACGCCAAAATCAAAAGTCCCAGCGCGCAGAAGCTCGAAGCGCTGCACCGTTTTCTGGGCCTTGAGTTCCCGCGCCGTCAGAAGCGCGTCGGCGTTGTGTTCGGCAAGTTTTATCCGCTACACACCGGCCATATTTATCTCATCCAGCGCGCCTGTAGCCAGGTCGATGAGCTGCACATCATTATGGGCTACGACGAAAAGCGCGACCGCACGCTGTTCGAAGAGAGCGCGATGTCGCAACAGCCCACCATCAGCGACCGCCTGCGCTGGCTGCTGCAAACCTTCAAATACCAGAAAAACATCCGTATTCATGCGTTTAATGAAGAGGGCATGGAGCCGTACCCGCACGGCTGGGATGTCTGGAGCGAAGGGATCACCGCGTTTATGGCAGAGAAGGGCATTGAGCCCGATACCATCTATACCTCCGAAGAGGCTGACGCGCCGCAGTATCGCGAACATCTCGGCATCGAGACCGTGATTATCGACCCGAAGCGCACCTTTATGAATATCAGCGGCGCGCAAATCCGTGCCAACCCGTTCCGCTACTGGGAATACATTCCTACCGAAGTGAAGCCGTTTTTTGTGCGCACGGTGGCTATCCTCGGCGGCGAGTCGAGCGGGAAATCGATGCTGGTGAACAAGCTCGCCAATATCTTCAACACCACCAGCGCCTGGGAATATGGCCGCGATTATGTGTTCTCGCATCTGGGCGGCGACGAGATGGCGCTGCAATATTCCGACTACGACAAAATCGCGCTCGGCCATGCGCAATATATTGATTTTGCGGTGAAGTACGCCAATAAAGTGGCCTTTGTCGACACCGATTTTGTCACCACGCAGGCGTTCTGTAAGAAGTACGAAGGGCGCGAGCATCCGTTTGTGCAGGCGCTGGTGGATGAGTACCGCTTCGACCTGGTCATCCTGCTGGAGAACAATACGCCGTGGGTGGCGGACGGGCTGCGAAGCCTCGGCAGTTCAGTGGATCGCAAGGAGTTTCAGTCGCTGCTGGTGTCGATGCTCGAGGAAAATAATATCGAGTATGTGCATGTCGAGGAGCCGGATTACGATTCGCGTTTTCTGCGCTGCGTGGAGCTCGTGAAGCAGCTGATGGGTGAGCAGGCGTAG
- a CDS encoding zinc-binding alcohol dehydrogenase family protein, whose translation MSVKAIAVNPDAPESFIEVTQPMPQPGDYDLLVEVKAVSINPVDTKVHASLQKNGLQEPRVLGWDASGIVTAMGSKVSGFKAGDEVYYAGDITRPGSNASHQLIDARIVGHKPRTLSWAAAAAIPLTALTAWEGLFERLNIQDAGEDKTLLIIGGAGGVGSLAIPFARLRSKVKIIATASREDSAQWCRDRGADLVVNYRDLPGELAQHDIKFVDYIFILNDTDGHWAAVSQLIAPQGHICSIVENAHPLDQDALKSKSAALHWEFMYTRSMYQTADMARQGEILNEVAKLVEAGEVESALSETFHGLSVESITNAHRKVLEGHMRGKVVVAF comes from the coding sequence ATGTCTGTTAAAGCGATTGCCGTTAACCCGGATGCGCCGGAAAGCTTTATTGAAGTCACCCAGCCGATGCCGCAGCCTGGCGACTACGATCTGCTGGTCGAAGTGAAAGCGGTTTCTATCAACCCGGTCGATACCAAAGTCCACGCCAGCCTGCAAAAAAACGGCCTCCAGGAACCGCGCGTGCTGGGCTGGGACGCGAGCGGCATCGTGACTGCCATGGGCAGCAAGGTCAGCGGTTTTAAGGCGGGCGATGAAGTCTATTACGCCGGCGATATTACCCGTCCGGGCAGCAACGCCAGCCATCAGTTGATCGACGCCCGCATCGTGGGCCATAAACCGCGCACGCTCTCCTGGGCCGCTGCCGCGGCTATCCCGCTGACGGCGCTGACCGCGTGGGAAGGATTATTCGAGCGGCTGAATATTCAGGACGCAGGAGAAGATAAAACGCTGCTGATTATCGGCGGCGCGGGCGGCGTAGGGTCGCTGGCTATCCCGTTCGCGCGTCTGCGCAGCAAAGTGAAAATTATCGCCACCGCCTCACGTGAAGATTCGGCGCAGTGGTGCCGGGATCGCGGCGCGGATCTGGTGGTGAACTATCGGGATCTACCGGGTGAACTGGCGCAACACGACATTAAATTTGTCGATTACATTTTTATTCTGAATGATACCGACGGCCACTGGGCGGCGGTAAGCCAGCTTATCGCGCCGCAGGGGCATATTTGCAGCATCGTCGAAAACGCGCACCCGCTGGATCAGGACGCGCTGAAATCGAAATCGGCCGCGCTGCACTGGGAATTTATGTATACCCGCAGCATGTATCAGACCGCTGATATGGCGCGCCAGGGCGAGATCCTGAACGAGGTCGCAAAGCTGGTAGAGGCAGGCGAAGTTGAAAGCGCGCTGAGTGAGACATTCCACGGGCTGAGCGTTGAGAGCATCACCAACGCACACCGTAAAGTGTTGGAAGGCCATATGCGCGGCAAAGTGGTGGTGGCGTTTTAA
- a CDS encoding LysR family transcriptional regulator encodes MFKHLQDMALFALVAETGSFTAAAQKAGLPKSSVSQRISQLEAHVGLRLLNRTTRKLSLTFAGEHYLVHCREMLDASERADLAVQRLRDNPSGRLRITSPAGIGATLLARMNAEFLTKYPDITLEVFISDDVRDLVMEGFDVALRTGKPQDSSLIGRKIGHCPRYLLASPGYLSRYPTLTHPSQLVEHRVVVHRAWTEWLLQRDRELYRCHLNHMHQTDNLLYARESALAGAGITLLPAFLLDDTLRQGALVSVLPEWTVTGNDLYLVYPGRKLNSPALVSYINFALGYEGVTRFYDKMTISDS; translated from the coding sequence ATGTTTAAGCATCTGCAGGATATGGCGCTCTTCGCGCTGGTCGCGGAAACCGGCAGTTTCACGGCGGCGGCGCAGAAAGCGGGACTGCCGAAATCAAGCGTCAGCCAGCGCATCAGCCAGCTTGAGGCGCACGTCGGGCTGCGGCTGCTCAATCGCACCACGCGTAAGCTGAGCCTGACGTTTGCTGGCGAGCACTATCTGGTGCACTGTCGCGAAATGCTGGATGCCAGCGAACGCGCGGATCTTGCCGTCCAGCGGCTTCGCGACAACCCCAGCGGTAGGCTGCGCATTACCAGCCCGGCGGGCATCGGCGCGACGCTGCTCGCGCGCATGAATGCGGAGTTTCTCACGAAATACCCCGATATCACGCTGGAGGTCTTTATCTCTGACGACGTGCGGGATCTGGTCATGGAAGGCTTTGACGTGGCGCTGCGCACCGGCAAGCCTCAGGACTCCTCGCTGATTGGCCGTAAAATCGGCCATTGCCCGCGTTATCTGCTCGCCTCGCCTGGCTATCTCTCGCGTTACCCGACACTTACGCACCCGTCGCAACTGGTAGAGCACCGAGTCGTGGTGCACCGAGCCTGGACCGAATGGCTACTCCAGCGCGACCGCGAGCTCTACCGCTGTCATCTCAATCACATGCACCAGACCGATAATTTGCTCTACGCCCGCGAAAGCGCGCTGGCCGGGGCGGGGATCACGCTGCTGCCCGCGTTCTTACTGGACGACACGCTCCGGCAGGGCGCGCTGGTCAGTGTTCTGCCGGAATGGACCGTCACCGGCAACGATCTCTACCTGGTTTATCCGGGGCGCAAGCTCAATTCGCCTGCGCTGGTAAGCTATATCAATTTTGCACTTGGCTATGAAGGCGTTACCCGTTTTTACGACAAAATGACGATTTCAGACTCATAG
- a CDS encoding ABC transporter permease: MKRHGLAVQRATVLALFLREIKTRFGKFRLGYGWALLEPLLHLAILLFVLDFVMERTLPDISFPVFLLSGIIPYFIFSHITGRSVNAIEANQGLFNYRPVKPVDTIIARTLLEAGIYIAVYLLLLAMLAMMGEIFTCSHLLTLFCVWGCLVIFSFGTGLIFMVISSAFPEAEKFLPLLTRPLYFISCVMYSLNTIPQEYQRWVAWNPLVHVVELTRETLATSYESDGASLTYLAISTLVVLFTGLALYRHQEEAMLTS; the protein is encoded by the coding sequence ATGAAAAGACATGGACTGGCTGTTCAGCGCGCCACCGTGCTGGCGCTCTTTTTAAGGGAGATAAAAACGCGTTTCGGCAAGTTCCGCCTCGGTTACGGCTGGGCCTTGCTTGAACCCTTACTGCATCTCGCTATTCTGCTGTTTGTTCTGGATTTTGTCATGGAACGAACCCTGCCGGATATCTCTTTTCCGGTATTTCTGCTAAGCGGCATTATTCCCTATTTTATTTTTAGCCATATTACGGGGCGTTCTGTTAATGCCATTGAGGCGAATCAGGGGCTTTTTAATTATCGTCCGGTAAAGCCCGTTGATACGATAATCGCCAGAACGCTGCTGGAGGCGGGGATTTATATCGCGGTTTATCTGCTATTGCTCGCGATGCTGGCAATGATGGGCGAGATATTTACCTGCTCGCATCTGTTAACGCTATTTTGCGTCTGGGGCTGTCTGGTTATTTTCTCTTTCGGTACCGGGCTGATTTTCATGGTCATCAGCAGCGCGTTTCCGGAGGCGGAGAAATTTCTGCCGCTGCTGACGCGCCCGCTCTATTTCATCTCCTGCGTGATGTATTCGCTTAACACCATTCCGCAGGAGTATCAGCGCTGGGTGGCATGGAATCCGCTGGTGCATGTGGTTGAACTCACACGGGAAACGCTTGCGACCAGCTATGAGAGCGACGGCGCGAGCCTGACATACCTTGCCATCAGCACGCTGGTGGTACTTTTTACCGGCCTTGCGCTTTATCGTCATCAGGAAGAGGCGATGCTGACCTCATGA
- a CDS encoding ABC transporter ATP-binding protein, whose protein sequence is MINIENLTKSYRTPAGRHYVFKDLNLTLPAGQSVALIGRNGAGKSTLLRMIGGTDNPDSGRIVSRATISWPVGLAGGFQGSLTGRENVKFVARLYATKEALRQKVAFVEDFAELGKYFDMPVKAYSSGMKARLGFGLSMAFTFDYYLVDEVTAVGDASFRKKCEMVFEERHRDACFLMVSHNLNSLKHYCDAAVFIGRENHVQYYDDVDDAINAYKAQENL, encoded by the coding sequence ATGATAAATATCGAAAACCTCACAAAGTCATACCGCACGCCCGCGGGGCGGCACTATGTGTTTAAAGATCTCAACCTGACGCTCCCGGCGGGGCAGAGCGTGGCGTTAATCGGGCGCAACGGCGCCGGGAAATCCACGCTGCTGCGCATGATTGGCGGCACAGATAACCCGGACAGCGGGCGGATTGTCTCCCGCGCCACTATCTCCTGGCCGGTCGGTCTGGCGGGCGGTTTTCAGGGCAGCCTGACCGGGCGGGAAAACGTCAAGTTTGTAGCACGGCTCTATGCCACGAAAGAGGCGCTGCGCCAGAAAGTGGCGTTTGTCGAAGATTTTGCCGAGCTCGGTAAGTACTTTGATATGCCAGTCAAAGCGTACTCGTCCGGCATGAAGGCGCGCCTCGGTTTCGGCCTGAGCATGGCGTTTACGTTTGATTACTATCTGGTGGATGAAGTCACCGCCGTCGGTGACGCCAGCTTTCGTAAAAAATGCGAAATGGTCTTTGAAGAACGCCACCGCGACGCCTGCTTTTTGATGGTGTCGCATAACCTCAATTCCCTAAAGCACTATTGCGATGCAGCGGTGTTTATAGGCCGGGAAAATCACGTTCAGTATTACGACGATGTCGATGACGCCATTAATGCCTATAAGGCACAGGAAAATCTGTAA
- a CDS encoding Stealth CR1 domain-containing protein — MLYRKARKLLASPGVFLRDYLLKKHPLIFNEIHCPVAEEGVLLKHDLALENMFAVNFPVDVVFTWVDNGDPRWVKKFQQYQHTYLQSGENTDGDLARFDNHNEIYYSVLSVLRFMPWVRFIYIVVDGHSLPWARDIEKIKLISHAEIIPPQYLPTFNSHVIEAHLHLIPGLAEHFIYFNDDVFVARELPASHFFRSNGLASLFIAGKSLTAMAQRGSPTPALAASLNARALLAEDTGFAPDAPLAHTYVPLRKSLFTETRQRYHQQIEAFLPGKFRSDNDLNLPTFLVPWLTYILGMATPARDICYYFNVRSPAAKMHYRALINGQQNNASPHSFCANDFSSRNTSTPNYQDQLIDMLGTYFENGTHKNV, encoded by the coding sequence ATGTTATACAGAAAAGCCCGCAAGCTGCTCGCGTCTCCCGGCGTATTTTTAAGAGATTACTTGCTTAAAAAACATCCGCTTATCTTTAATGAGATCCACTGCCCGGTCGCGGAAGAGGGGGTGCTACTTAAGCACGACCTCGCGCTGGAGAACATGTTTGCGGTTAATTTTCCGGTCGATGTGGTTTTTACCTGGGTCGATAATGGCGACCCACGCTGGGTCAAAAAATTTCAGCAGTACCAGCATACTTATTTACAGTCGGGTGAAAATACGGACGGCGATCTGGCTCGTTTTGATAACCATAATGAAATCTATTATTCAGTATTGAGCGTATTGCGGTTTATGCCCTGGGTGCGCTTTATCTATATTGTCGTCGACGGGCATTCTCTACCCTGGGCCAGAGATATAGAAAAGATCAAGCTTATCTCTCATGCAGAGATTATTCCGCCACAATATTTGCCTACGTTTAACTCGCACGTCATCGAAGCGCATTTACATCTTATTCCTGGGCTTGCCGAACATTTTATCTATTTCAATGATGATGTGTTTGTGGCGCGCGAGCTGCCGGCAAGTCATTTTTTCAGAAGTAATGGCCTGGCGTCGCTCTTTATCGCCGGTAAGAGCCTGACGGCGATGGCGCAGCGCGGGAGCCCGACACCAGCGCTCGCCGCGTCGTTGAACGCCAGAGCGCTGCTGGCAGAGGATACAGGCTTTGCACCCGATGCGCCGCTGGCCCACACCTATGTGCCGCTGCGTAAAAGCCTTTTTACCGAGACCCGACAGCGATACCACCAGCAAATCGAGGCGTTTCTGCCAGGTAAATTCAGAAGCGACAACGACTTGAATTTGCCGACGTTTCTGGTGCCCTGGCTGACCTATATCCTGGGAATGGCCACGCCCGCAAGGGATATCTGTTATTACTTCAACGTGCGATCCCCCGCCGCAAAAATGCATTATCGCGCGCTGATTAATGGCCAACAGAATAATGCCTCGCCGCATTCCTTCTGCGCCAATGATTTTTCTTCTCGTAACACAAGTACCCCTAATTATCAGGACCAATTGATTGACATGCTGGGAACATATTTTGAAAATGGAACGCACAAAAATGTTTAG